Proteins from a genomic interval of Scomber japonicus isolate fScoJap1 chromosome 10, fScoJap1.pri, whole genome shotgun sequence:
- the LOC128366168 gene encoding uncharacterized protein LOC128366168 translates to MKLIHETEDGANDRKFIKSQVEKRRRERMNRSLERLRTMLLQQPQQLTPLTHTGFSMQGATQRRMEKTEILEHTVLFLQNTVKTDDTRAGGGGQKHSFQDGFSTCLQKAAQFLGPEGKGLWLGAALDASFAARFTHSDSDSAGARSTTEAQSSSSLPHTKSILRMLRQKSTHRLHTRASGVNSFAHPYQLPVQQGFPRVPQQPQRHSDTSKQSSSQSLPSVGQPSTLLDHPAVIQLGLLLCFKSEFRGVGLQGSRMGEPHAAPHIHPCAIMSGGMNDICGPVLSQRCEARPPAEQHPSGVKSGQEVKEFNSSSHFKKTARPLLTLSEHLFGMNQENYIIALRQC, encoded by the exons ATGAAACTCATACATGAAACTGAGGATGGAGCAAACGACAGAAAG TTCATAAAATCTCAAGTGGAGAAACGTCGAAGGGAGAGGATGAACCGCAGTCTGGAGCGTCTGAGGACCATGTTGCTTCAGCAGCCACAACAACTG ACTCCATTAACTCATACTGGTTTTTCTATGCAGGGTGCGACTCAGCGCAGAATGGAGAAAACTGAGATACTGGAGCACACAGTCCTCTTCCTACAGAACACCGTCAAAACAGACGACACGAGAGCTGGAGGTGGAGGTCAGAAACACTCCTTCCAAGACGGCTTCTCTACCTGCCTGCAGAAAGCCGCTCAGTTCCTGGGACCTGAGGGGAAAGGCCTGTGGCTTGGAGCAGCTCTGGATGCATCTTTCGCTGCTCGCTTTACCCACTCAGACTCTGATTCTGCAGGCGCCAGAAGCACGACTGAAGCCCAATCCTCCAGCTCTCTGCCACACACAAAGTCCATTCTTCGGATGCTGAGGCAAAAGTCCACGCACAGATTGCATACACGAGCCTCTGGTGTGAACAGTTTTGCTCATCCATACCAACTTCCAGTCCAGCAGGGGTTTCCCAGAGTTCCCCAACAGCCTCAGAGACACAGTGACACGAGCAAGCAGAGCTCGTCTCAGAGTCTCCCG TCAGTGGGACAGCCGTCTACTCTGCTGGATCATCCAGCTGTCATCCAGCTGGGACTGCTGCTGTGCTTTAAGAGCGAGTTTAGAG GTGTGGGACTTCAGGGTTCGAGGATGGGAGAGCCCCATGCAGCCCCACACATCCACCCGTGTGCCATCATGTCCGGCGGCATGAATGACATCTGCGGCCCTGT TTTGAGTCAGAGGTGTGAAGCACGGCCTCCTGCAGAGCAACATCCTTCAGGTGTGAAATCTGGCCAGGAGGTGAAAGAGTTCAATAGCAGTTCCCACTTCAAAAAGACAGCCAGGCCTCTGCTGACACTGTCTGAACATCTTTTTGGAATGAACCAGGAAAACTATATTATAGCCTTAAGGCAGTGTTGA
- the notchl gene encoding neurogenic locus notch homolog protein 1 translates to MFPLRTFILLGLSWTCQAVPSDPWGQCPVNRKCKGKFGDGTCNKECMEPECLRDGFDCLKDKGYCNPGHIQYCRDHYANNHCEQGCDNAACGWDGSDCFKHQSSIWAKGTLVLHANIPQHHGTFSNSSLLWALSVVLRTTLKLRGSAPLAFNRNLFDFDPPQLTNLLAQAHASPANSNGSLLFLQVDNRPCSRLPTTCFPYATEAASFLRAVMLLKPETLHTLKQLQAVISIRGVREEIGSREEETVIKEVKEPTPVWLWAVVAVGIGMLLILALVVFLVVRRVRQQRVERESSNRVRHRFAVTDNGNNSNNSKTKAWTTHITQQEQRIRSNREKEKISLRKKKKAKEAEKKRRREPLGEDAIRMRPLKRDQDIGSDTDFTQSSMEDINARCSRRQEDASICDHRSQEQKHYRGGSSQPRRPIPPPPRGWERNAMPPPLLSPPQQSAEWCGPDGSVVLIRAVRSGLDRVVLELLRAGVPVNNTDHTGRSALHWACSVNHLSLTRTLIRYGAAVDLQDNKGETPLFLSALHGCYDTSRLLLLHGANLELHDRRGRRPIDVAREGMRHQVLELLLAHQIQRGPVPVESTNEMMWEERTLMYSPWVGAQGIPGRSASFSGIIGHRDMTPPPQGDWQSMGRVQYPSPQIWRPQLNQSATALVPPRIMGRSPRPISTLQEVTSEDEDRERHHEVPRAATPHFLSPQPAPRQRSFSCTQHALQRRSSAHQPEPNYGIVTERTVNEHIERVIVSPPADAAAQPDHLLVLNSDNPNRAEQAAVGFSNSEQKSRGERSNNTADSTQTAL, encoded by the exons ATGTTCCCTCTGAGGACGTTTATTCTGCTTGGATTGAGCTGGACGTGTCAAG CTGTACCTAGTGATCCATGGGGCCAGTGTCCTGTCAACCGAAAGTGTAAGGGCAAGTTTGGGGACGGGACATGTAACAAAGAATGTATGGAGCCTGAGTGTCTTCGAGATGGCTTCGACTGCCTAAAGGACAAGGGCTACTGCAa TCCGGGTCACATCCAGTACTGTCGCGATCACTACGCCAACAACCACTGCGAGCAGGGATGTGACAACGCTGCCTGTGGATGGGACGGCAGCGACTGCTTCAAACACCAGAGCTCCATTTGGGCAAAAGGCACGCTAGTCCTGCACGCCAACATCCCACAGCATCACGGCACCTTCTCCAACAGCTCCCTGCTGTGGGCGCTCAGTGTGGTCCTCCGGACGACCCTCAAACTGAGAGGCTCGGCACCTCTCGCATTCAACAGGAACTTGTTTGACTTTGACCCTCCGCAGCTCACTAACCTGCTGGCTCAAGCTCATGCATCACCAGCTAACTCAAATGG ctccctccttttcctccaaGTGGACAACAGGCCATGCTCCCGGCTGCCCACTACCTGTTTCCCCTATGCCACCGAGGCAGCCAGTTTCCTTCGTGCCGTAATGTTACTGAAACCCGAAACGCTCCACACCCTCAAACAGCTACAGGCCGTCATCAGTATTAGAGGTGTCCGAGAGGAAataggaagcagagaggaggaaacgGTGATAAAGGAAGTCAAAG AGCCGACCCCAGTGTGGCTATGGGCTGTGGTCGCCGTAGGAATAGGTATGCTGCTGATTTTGGCCCTGGTGGTGTTCCTGGTGGTGAGGAGGGTGAGGCAGCAgcgggtggagagagagagcagcaacagGGTGAGACACAGGTTCGCAGTCACCGACAACggcaacaacagcaacaacagcaaaacCAAGGCCTGGACGACGCACATAACCCAGCAAGAACAGAGGATCAGATCcaacagggagaaagagaaaatcagcttgaggaaaaagaagaaagcaaaggaagcagagaagaagaggaggcggGAACCACTCGGGGAGGACGCAATCAGAATGCG acCTCTCAAAAGAGACCAGGATATAGGAAGTGACACAGACTTTACCCAGAGTTCAATGGAAGATATAAATGCGCGTTGCTCCAGGCGACAGGAGGACGCCTCCATCTGTGACCACAGGAGCCAGGAGCAGAAACACTACCGGGGTGGATCCTCACAGCCCCGCAGGCCTATACCAC CTCCACCTAGAGGATGGGAGAGAAACGCCATGCCTCCTCCTCTGCTCAGTCCTCCTCAGCAG TCTGCAGAGTGGTGTGGCCCGGATGGGTCTGTGGTTCTGATCCGAGCGGTCCGTAGCGGGCTGGACAGAGTGGTCTTGGAGCTGCTGCGAGCAGGAGTGCCAGTTAACAACACCGATCATACTG gGAGATCAGCCCTCCACTGGGCATGCTCAGTTAACCACCTCTCCCTAACAAGGACTCTCATACGCTATGGGGCCGCTGTGGACCTGCAAGACAACAAG GGTGAGACACCGCTCTTCCTCTCCGCCCTGCATGGCTGCTATGATACCTCCAGACTTCTGCTCCTTCACGGTGCCAACCTTGAGCTGCACGACCGCAGAGGACGTCGTCCGATAGACGTGGCCAGAGAGGGCATGCGCCACCAAGTCCTGGAGCTCCTTTTAGCTCACCAAATCCAAAGAGGGCCTGTTCCAGTGGAGTCGACCAACGAGATGATGTGGGAGGAGCGAACTCTGATGTACTCGCCGTGGGTCGGAGCACAAGGCATTCCTGGAAGAAGTGCCTCCTTCTCTGGGATCATAGGGCATCGGGATATGACCCCACCACCACAAGG TGATTGGCAGTCAATGGGCAGAGTACAATACCCCTCCCCTCAGATCTGGCGACCACAGCTCAACCAATCAGCAACAGCGCTGGTCCCACCAAGAATCATGGGCCGCTCCCCTCGGCCAATCAGCACCTTACAGGAGGTTACCTCAGAAGACGAGGATCGAGAAAGGCATCATGAAGTTCCCAGAGCTGCGACGCCACACTTCCTGTCACCCCAGCCCGCTCCTCGGCAGCGTTCCTTTTCCTGCACCCAGCATGCATTGCAGCGTCGCTCCAGTGCCCACCAGCCAGAGCCCAATTATGGTATAGTGACAGAAAGAACAGTCAATGAGCACATAGAAAGAGTGATTGTTTCACCTCCCGCAGATGCTGCCGCCCAACCAGATCACCTGCTAGTTTTAAATAGCGACAATCCCAATAGAGCAGAACAAGCAGCGGTTGGCTTCTCAAACTCAGAGCAGAAATCCAGAGGGGAGAGGTCAAACAACACAGCCGACTCCACACAGACAGCcttgtag
- the LOC128366657 gene encoding uncharacterized protein LOC128366657 isoform X1, with translation MEPTGLRDVFKCITLSIAAMEDIGLLPKPTNDPPVHRPTVTETFGLHHIPTDHLHVTDVSRKCDMEKDGPSKKRPHSAILAEPQMIPHCPNTLPLGTDNTARNGNTHLDKAARKKPKTKIADQSKWKQNKQKQLRMEGKAYVSKRKKDGEVVTKQPRSMGPRCTSNACKRASNRLCNEINEDARKKVFDEFWQDMNWTQRKMYVAGQVDRNAVERSRAVGSQSRRSVSLRYHLMVDGKRKQVCKNMFLSTLGIGEWSVLNWAHTGKTKKTESNENRLEKKMFVPQCPQLNSAPSIFNNTVEVTLEPEDAADEDKINPADLEGPAGKKSRVARPLTWKQNRQKQLRMEGKPYISKRKKDGATITKAQRAIGPRCTSSACKRASNRFCADFSEDLRNKLFNSFWQCMNWVQRKVYVARLVDCDPVERTRAPWTQSRRSVSMRYHLIGDGDRKQVCKKMFLSTLGIGEWSVLNWAQSASQEDNSEENTKKRTQRKSRKASEHVFLKEFLESLPKVLCCGTSISKLYLEPVFSNMSEVYRHYYNQCLEKKVTPLSRQVFCAVFKKMNLGLCDPKKDQGCSYGATGNLFKDLWEEYCMERGATGPQPEKAGNQ, from the exons ATGGAACCGACGGGTCTACGAGACGTTTTCAAATGTATAACACTAT ccattGCAGCAATGGAGGATATTGGTCTCCTTCCCAAACCCACCAATGACCCCCCAGTTCACAGACCCACAGTCACTGAGACTTTTGGGCTGCACCACATACCAACAG ACCATCTGCACGTCACTGATGTAAGCAGGAAATGTGACATGGAAAAAGATGGACCGTCCAAAAAAAGACCCCACTCAGCAATATTGGCAGAGCCGCAGATGATTCCCCACTGCCCGAATACACTTCCTCTGGGTACTGATAATA CTGCCAGAAATGGAAATACACATCTGGATAAGGCTGCCAGAAAGAAACCCAAAACCAAAATTGCAGATCAGTCAAAGTGGAAGCAAAATAAGCAGAAACAGCTGAGAATGGAGGGAAAAGCATACGTAAGCAAGCGAAAAAAAGACGGCGAAGTTGTGACAAAACAGCCAAGATCAATGGGACCAAGATGCACCTCGAATGCGTGCAAAAGGGCGTCGAATCGGCTTTGCAATGAAATCAACGAAGACGCCCGAAAAAAGGTGTTTGATGAGTTCTGGCAGGACATGAACTGGACTCAGAGAAAGATGTACGTGGCAGGACAAGTGGATCGCAATGCGGTGGAAAGATCTCGAGCAGTGGGATCGCAGTCGAGGCGATCGGTGTCACTGCGTTATCACTTGATGGTGGATGGTAAAAGGAAACaagtgtgtaaaaacatgttcCTGTCCACCTTGGGGATTGGAGAGTGGTCTGTGCTCAACTGGGCacacactggaaaaacaaaaaagactgaATCAAATGAGAACAGATTAGAGAAGAAGATGTTTGTCCCTCAGTGTCCACAGCTGAACTCTGCTCCTTCTATATTTAATAACACTGTGGAGGTAACTCTGG AACCAGAGGATGCCGCTGACGAAGACAAAATCAACCCAGCAGACCTAGAAGGACCAGCCGGGAAGAAATCCAGAGTTGCCAGACCTCTAACATGGAAACAAAATCGACAGAAGCAGCTTAGGATGGAGGGCAAACCCTACATCAGCAAACGAAAGAAAGATGGTGCCACCATAACTAAAGCTCAAAGGGCAATTGGACCCAGATGCACATCCAGTGCTTGCAAAAGAGCATCCAATCGCTTCTGTGCTGACTTCAGTGAAGACTTGAGGAACAAGCTGTTTAATAGCTTCTGGCAGTGCATGAATTGGGTTCAGAGAAAGGTCTATGTGGCTAGGCTAGTTGATTGCGACCCAGTGGAAAGAACTAGAGCACCGTGGACACAATCAAGAAGATCTGTCTCGATGCGTTATCATTTAATAGGCGATGGCGACAGAAAACAAGTTTGCAAAAAGATGTTCCTTTCCACGTTGGGGATTGGAGAGTGGTCGGTGCTTAACTGGGCACAAAGTGCATCCCAGGAGGACAATTCAGAAGAAAATACAAAGAAGAGGACGCAGAGAAAATCCCGTAAGGCTTCAGAGCACGTATTCCTCAAGGAGTTCCTCGAGAGTTTACCCAAAGTGCTCTGCTGCGGGACGTCAATCTCTAAACTGTATCTGGAGCCAGTCTTCTCGAACATGTCCGAAGTGTACAGGCACTACTACAATCAGTGCTTAGAAAAGAAGGTCACACCTCTGTCTCGGCAGGTTTTCTGTGCCgtatttaaaaagatgaatttggGATTGTGCGACCCGAAAAAAGATCAAGGTTGTTCTTACGGTGCGACGGGAAACTTGTTCAAAGATCTTTGGGAGGAATACTGCATGGAGAGGGGAGCTACAGGGCCACAGCCAGAGAAAGCAGGTAACCAGTAA
- the LOC128366657 gene encoding uncharacterized protein LOC128366657 isoform X2 produces MEDIGLLPKPTNDPPVHRPTVTETFGLHHIPTDHLHVTDVSRKCDMEKDGPSKKRPHSAILAEPQMIPHCPNTLPLGTDNTARNGNTHLDKAARKKPKTKIADQSKWKQNKQKQLRMEGKAYVSKRKKDGEVVTKQPRSMGPRCTSNACKRASNRLCNEINEDARKKVFDEFWQDMNWTQRKMYVAGQVDRNAVERSRAVGSQSRRSVSLRYHLMVDGKRKQVCKNMFLSTLGIGEWSVLNWAHTGKTKKTESNENRLEKKMFVPQCPQLNSAPSIFNNTVEVTLEPEDAADEDKINPADLEGPAGKKSRVARPLTWKQNRQKQLRMEGKPYISKRKKDGATITKAQRAIGPRCTSSACKRASNRFCADFSEDLRNKLFNSFWQCMNWVQRKVYVARLVDCDPVERTRAPWTQSRRSVSMRYHLIGDGDRKQVCKKMFLSTLGIGEWSVLNWAQSASQEDNSEENTKKRTQRKSRKASEHVFLKEFLESLPKVLCCGTSISKLYLEPVFSNMSEVYRHYYNQCLEKKVTPLSRQVFCAVFKKMNLGLCDPKKDQGCSYGATGNLFKDLWEEYCMERGATGPQPEKAGNQ; encoded by the exons ATGGAGGATATTGGTCTCCTTCCCAAACCCACCAATGACCCCCCAGTTCACAGACCCACAGTCACTGAGACTTTTGGGCTGCACCACATACCAACAG ACCATCTGCACGTCACTGATGTAAGCAGGAAATGTGACATGGAAAAAGATGGACCGTCCAAAAAAAGACCCCACTCAGCAATATTGGCAGAGCCGCAGATGATTCCCCACTGCCCGAATACACTTCCTCTGGGTACTGATAATA CTGCCAGAAATGGAAATACACATCTGGATAAGGCTGCCAGAAAGAAACCCAAAACCAAAATTGCAGATCAGTCAAAGTGGAAGCAAAATAAGCAGAAACAGCTGAGAATGGAGGGAAAAGCATACGTAAGCAAGCGAAAAAAAGACGGCGAAGTTGTGACAAAACAGCCAAGATCAATGGGACCAAGATGCACCTCGAATGCGTGCAAAAGGGCGTCGAATCGGCTTTGCAATGAAATCAACGAAGACGCCCGAAAAAAGGTGTTTGATGAGTTCTGGCAGGACATGAACTGGACTCAGAGAAAGATGTACGTGGCAGGACAAGTGGATCGCAATGCGGTGGAAAGATCTCGAGCAGTGGGATCGCAGTCGAGGCGATCGGTGTCACTGCGTTATCACTTGATGGTGGATGGTAAAAGGAAACaagtgtgtaaaaacatgttcCTGTCCACCTTGGGGATTGGAGAGTGGTCTGTGCTCAACTGGGCacacactggaaaaacaaaaaagactgaATCAAATGAGAACAGATTAGAGAAGAAGATGTTTGTCCCTCAGTGTCCACAGCTGAACTCTGCTCCTTCTATATTTAATAACACTGTGGAGGTAACTCTGG AACCAGAGGATGCCGCTGACGAAGACAAAATCAACCCAGCAGACCTAGAAGGACCAGCCGGGAAGAAATCCAGAGTTGCCAGACCTCTAACATGGAAACAAAATCGACAGAAGCAGCTTAGGATGGAGGGCAAACCCTACATCAGCAAACGAAAGAAAGATGGTGCCACCATAACTAAAGCTCAAAGGGCAATTGGACCCAGATGCACATCCAGTGCTTGCAAAAGAGCATCCAATCGCTTCTGTGCTGACTTCAGTGAAGACTTGAGGAACAAGCTGTTTAATAGCTTCTGGCAGTGCATGAATTGGGTTCAGAGAAAGGTCTATGTGGCTAGGCTAGTTGATTGCGACCCAGTGGAAAGAACTAGAGCACCGTGGACACAATCAAGAAGATCTGTCTCGATGCGTTATCATTTAATAGGCGATGGCGACAGAAAACAAGTTTGCAAAAAGATGTTCCTTTCCACGTTGGGGATTGGAGAGTGGTCGGTGCTTAACTGGGCACAAAGTGCATCCCAGGAGGACAATTCAGAAGAAAATACAAAGAAGAGGACGCAGAGAAAATCCCGTAAGGCTTCAGAGCACGTATTCCTCAAGGAGTTCCTCGAGAGTTTACCCAAAGTGCTCTGCTGCGGGACGTCAATCTCTAAACTGTATCTGGAGCCAGTCTTCTCGAACATGTCCGAAGTGTACAGGCACTACTACAATCAGTGCTTAGAAAAGAAGGTCACACCTCTGTCTCGGCAGGTTTTCTGTGCCgtatttaaaaagatgaatttggGATTGTGCGACCCGAAAAAAGATCAAGGTTGTTCTTACGGTGCGACGGGAAACTTGTTCAAAGATCTTTGGGAGGAATACTGCATGGAGAGGGGAGCTACAGGGCCACAGCCAGAGAAAGCAGGTAACCAGTAA